The following proteins are encoded in a genomic region of Aquifex aeolicus VF5:
- the pth gene encoding aminoacyl-tRNA hydrolase, with translation MDIKLVVGLGNPGKEYEKTRHNVGFMVIDELVKALRAKGPFEEALSHVYKARIGGKEVILAKPMTYMNNSGAAVYNLLEEYKLSPEQMIVVYDDLDLPLGHMRLRLKGSSGGHRGVESIIKYIGTQNFPRLRIGIGRPKKKEDVVKYVLSPFSPEEEKVISQVIKKAVRCLMRAIEISPEHAMEYCNRQDLI, from the coding sequence ATGGACATTAAACTAGTAGTAGGTTTAGGAAATCCGGGGAAGGAGTACGAGAAAACCCGGCATAATGTCGGTTTTATGGTAATAGACGAACTTGTAAAGGCTCTTAGGGCAAAGGGGCCCTTTGAGGAGGCCCTTTCCCACGTTTACAAAGCCCGTATCGGAGGAAAAGAAGTAATACTCGCAAAGCCCATGACTTACATGAACAACTCGGGGGCTGCAGTTTACAACCTCCTCGAAGAGTACAAACTATCACCCGAGCAGATGATAGTGGTCTACGACGACCTTGATCTTCCCTTAGGGCATATGAGACTTAGGTTAAAAGGGAGTTCAGGAGGACACAGAGGCGTTGAGTCCATAATAAAGTACATAGGAACACAGAACTTTCCCCGTTTGAGGATAGGTATAGGAAGACCGAAGAAGAAGGAAGACGTTGTTAAGTACGTCCTTTCCCCCTTTTCACCCGAGGAAGAAAAGGTAATTTCTCAGGTCATTAAAAAAGCTGTAAGGTGTTTAATGAGGGCGATAGAAATTTCCCCCGAGCACGCAATGGAGTACTGCAACAGACAGGATTTAATTTAA
- the rfaD gene encoding ADP-glyceromanno-heptose 6-epimerase gives MKFLITGGAGFIGSNLAFALQERYPEAKIYVLDNFSSGHFKNLIGFKGQVITGDISDPSLWDYVRKNFHFDVIFHEAAITDTTVEDQYFMMKTNADSFRYILDLAVEWNAKVIYASSAGVYGNSPPPMREDKGLEPENIYGFSKLMMDHIAMDYMERYPEMNIVGLRYFNVYGPREDYKGKTASMIYQLAVKMIKGERPRLFKWGEQRRDFVYIKDVIKANLLALEKNVSGIFNVGTGRARSFNEIVSILNKELGTNYEIEYFDCPYDFYQKFTEADLTKIREALGYEPEYSLEEGIKDYLPYIIKRVKK, from the coding sequence ATGAAATTCCTAATCACAGGCGGTGCGGGTTTTATCGGTTCAAATTTAGCTTTTGCGCTTCAAGAAAGGTATCCCGAAGCGAAGATTTACGTGCTTGATAACTTTTCTTCCGGGCATTTTAAGAACTTAATCGGATTTAAAGGGCAGGTTATTACGGGAGATATTTCAGATCCTTCTTTATGGGATTACGTAAGGAAAAACTTCCACTTTGACGTGATATTTCACGAAGCGGCTATAACGGACACAACGGTGGAAGATCAATACTTTATGATGAAAACGAATGCGGATTCTTTCAGGTACATTCTGGACCTTGCGGTTGAGTGGAATGCAAAAGTCATATACGCCTCCTCCGCAGGGGTCTATGGGAACTCTCCGCCTCCCATGAGGGAAGACAAGGGACTTGAACCTGAAAACATATACGGGTTTTCAAAACTCATGATGGATCACATAGCTATGGACTATATGGAAAGGTATCCCGAGATGAACATAGTGGGGTTGAGGTACTTCAACGTTTACGGTCCGAGGGAGGACTACAAAGGAAAAACCGCGAGTATGATTTACCAGCTTGCGGTGAAGATGATAAAAGGGGAAAGACCGAGACTCTTTAAATGGGGAGAACAGAGGAGGGACTTCGTTTACATAAAAGACGTAATTAAGGCAAACCTTCTTGCCCTTGAAAAGAACGTCTCTGGTATATTTAACGTGGGTACGGGAAGGGCAAGGAGTTTCAACGAAATCGTTTCTATCCTCAACAAAGAACTCGGGACGAATTACGAAATTGAGTACTTTGACTGTCCTTACGATTTTTATCAGAAATTCACAGAAGCAGACCTCACAAAAATAAGGGAAGCCCTCGGATACGAACCTGAGTATTCCTTAGAAGAAGGGATAAAGGATTACCTCCCTTACATAATTAAGAGAGTTAAAAAATGA
- a CDS encoding EAL domain-containing protein, with protein MEKKPISVNVTARTFKNENFPNELFKYAKDIPAPLILEITERIYMDDVETSRKIIKRLKENKNVKIAIDDFGTGYSSLSYLKDIDTDILKIDMSFVRRIVEDEKIRAIVKAIITLAKDLNLSTLAEGVETKEQYEILKSMGVDLVQGFYFSKPLPENEAQLLI; from the coding sequence GTGGAAAAAAAACCCATAAGCGTGAACGTAACCGCAAGGACGTTTAAAAATGAAAACTTCCCGAACGAGTTATTTAAATATGCAAAAGACATTCCTGCACCCCTGATTCTGGAAATAACGGAAAGGATTTACATGGACGATGTAGAAACCTCAAGAAAGATTATAAAAAGGTTAAAAGAGAACAAAAATGTAAAAATAGCGATAGACGACTTCGGAACAGGTTACTCGTCCCTTTCTTACCTGAAGGACATAGATACGGACATCCTGAAAATAGATATGTCTTTTGTAAGAAGAATTGTGGAAGACGAAAAAATAAGGGCGATAGTAAAGGCAATAATAACCCTTGCGAAAGACCTCAACCTCTCAACTCTGGCGGAAGGAGTTGAAACGAAAGAACAGTACGAAATCCTTAAAAGTATGGGAGTTGATTTAGTTCAGGGATTTTACTTCTCAAAACCCCTGCCTGAAAACGAAGCCCAGCTTTTGATATAA
- a CDS encoding EAL domain-containing protein, giving the protein MENLLTEAVKENLFVFHYQPIFEAKTGNLAGFEALVRIKKERYITRMSL; this is encoded by the coding sequence ATAGAAAATCTTCTAACGGAAGCGGTAAAGGAAAACCTATTCGTATTCCATTACCAGCCCATCTTTGAAGCAAAAACGGGAAATTTGGCAGGATTTGAGGCACTGGTCAGGATAAAGAAGGAAAGATACATTACCCGAATGAGTTTATAA
- a CDS encoding TRC40/GET3/ArsA family transport-energizing ATPase encodes MRVFFFGGKGGVGKTTASSAFAVKLSEQGKKVLLLSTDPAHSLSDVFNTELQGETKLSENLTVKEIDLNEELKEYRSRVFKLAEATLRKETLRELEGIIHSLEESPGIEDVVIFEALSKEVVYRENEYDYIVVDTAPTGHTLGLLKTVRNLGNFLEEIVKLKEKVYELKKLSGKSVHEEALEYLKERKERFKKFSEIIYDKSYFFAVLTPEKLPFEETKRLVNSLKHYGIRVKALIINKVLPENPQDEFLKARKEVEKKFLKEIENYFMDIEKISIPYQKEEVVGYEKLKEFSKFLPLG; translated from the coding sequence ATGAGGGTTTTCTTCTTCGGAGGAAAGGGAGGAGTAGGCAAAACGACCGCTTCTTCCGCTTTTGCGGTAAAGCTATCAGAACAGGGAAAAAAGGTTTTACTCCTTTCTACAGATCCAGCCCACTCCCTTTCTGACGTTTTTAACACAGAACTTCAAGGAGAAACGAAACTGAGCGAAAACCTGACAGTTAAAGAAATAGATCTGAACGAGGAATTAAAGGAGTACAGAAGCAGGGTTTTTAAACTCGCAGAGGCTACGCTGAGAAAGGAAACCTTGAGAGAACTTGAGGGAATTATACACTCCCTTGAAGAGAGTCCGGGAATAGAGGACGTGGTTATTTTCGAAGCCCTTTCAAAGGAAGTTGTGTACAGAGAAAATGAGTACGACTACATAGTCGTGGATACCGCTCCCACGGGACACACTCTCGGGCTTTTAAAAACCGTAAGAAATCTCGGGAACTTCTTAGAAGAAATAGTAAAACTCAAGGAAAAAGTTTACGAACTCAAGAAATTGTCGGGAAAAAGCGTCCACGAAGAGGCACTGGAATACTTAAAAGAGAGAAAGGAGCGTTTCAAAAAGTTTTCTGAAATAATTTACGATAAATCCTACTTTTTTGCGGTACTTACTCCCGAAAAACTCCCCTTTGAGGAAACGAAAAGACTCGTAAATTCCTTAAAACACTACGGAATAAGGGTAAAAGCTCTCATAATAAATAAGGTTCTTCCAGAAAATCCACAGGATGAGTTTTTAAAAGCGAGGAAAGAAGTGGAAAAAAAGTTTTTAAAGGAAATAGAAAACTACTTCATGGATATTGAAAAAATATCCATTCCCTACCAAAAAGAAGAGGTGGTGGGGTACGAGAAGCTGAAGGAATTCTCAAAATTCTTACCTTTAGGATAG
- a CDS encoding vWA domain-containing protein, translated as MKEKWKSIANLLEEEFDLEVQPSYEGWGAGYDPKFLPILEMWAKGEVEEIPQGAKIPRGVIFNVVDFLKKSEDYTVNSIRHEIGLLLNTHFPSWRFGQREVFRAGYVPTSFLVLFAVLESLKTDNKIIEELPSAFVSLKARYKEILSQIKAPYPYHQLALSFVYAWINEEQDTSEEVKHYHSTMEKAFYEYLKEKNPQSAYDIVTEELWQKFRVLVDLSKDLNYVDLLIEEARGRKREDAHRARIMTDILSKLPEELRNYIKENKDKSAVELPKEDVKVILKALEAIPDWMKDYMKQMSYMSLLEKDIEFLNFFLPKTLEIDVEHRGFVSFIFKAWEEISASQNLKSKKKQEEEEELSDLDKKFKKEHGLTQKEFQKYRLILKSVLPYVEHFKRKFDNFLPKEEELWDGKHFRGKRINPRRIATEVPIGRGRIFMRREVPQRKELIFELLMDISSSMKKEEKILNALKSLILVSEVLDKLKMEFSIKVFNENVYTLKDFSEDYKVAKARIMDLLNDLGGSTDLSKAITVGVESLEVVMKKEHKKGVLILFTDGQPTKGLRGEELKYFISQMKMKLPIVAIGVGEATHMVKEYFDKTGLSVEDISKLPSAFSFVMENQFKRLLSVA; from the coding sequence GTGAAGGAAAAGTGGAAGTCAATTGCAAACTTATTGGAAGAGGAGTTTGACTTAGAAGTTCAGCCATCTTACGAAGGTTGGGGAGCGGGATACGACCCCAAATTCCTGCCCATACTCGAAATGTGGGCAAAAGGGGAAGTAGAGGAAATACCCCAGGGAGCAAAGATACCGAGGGGAGTAATATTCAACGTAGTTGACTTTTTGAAGAAAAGCGAAGATTACACAGTTAATTCTATAAGGCACGAAATAGGATTACTCCTTAACACTCACTTTCCCAGCTGGCGCTTCGGTCAGAGAGAGGTATTCAGAGCGGGATACGTTCCCACTTCCTTCTTGGTGCTCTTTGCGGTTCTGGAGAGTTTAAAAACGGACAACAAGATAATAGAAGAGCTCCCTTCCGCTTTTGTTTCTCTAAAGGCACGCTATAAGGAAATACTCTCTCAAATAAAGGCACCGTACCCTTACCACCAGCTTGCCCTTTCCTTTGTGTACGCCTGGATAAACGAAGAACAGGACACCTCCGAAGAGGTAAAACACTACCATTCCACTATGGAAAAGGCTTTTTACGAGTATCTGAAGGAAAAAAATCCGCAGAGTGCTTACGACATAGTGACGGAGGAGCTCTGGCAAAAGTTCAGAGTACTCGTTGACCTTTCTAAGGATCTAAACTACGTGGATCTTCTGATAGAAGAAGCAAGGGGAAGGAAGAGAGAGGACGCCCACAGGGCACGTATAATGACGGATATCCTCTCAAAACTTCCCGAAGAACTCAGGAATTACATAAAGGAAAACAAAGACAAGAGTGCGGTAGAACTTCCTAAAGAAGACGTAAAGGTAATACTGAAGGCTCTTGAGGCTATACCCGACTGGATGAAGGATTACATGAAACAGATGAGTTATATGAGCCTCCTTGAGAAGGATATAGAATTCCTGAACTTCTTCCTGCCCAAAACCCTTGAAATAGACGTGGAACACAGGGGATTTGTTAGCTTCATATTCAAGGCTTGGGAAGAAATTTCCGCATCTCAGAACCTGAAATCCAAGAAAAAACAGGAAGAGGAAGAAGAGTTATCCGATTTAGACAAGAAGTTCAAGAAGGAGCACGGATTAACCCAGAAAGAATTCCAGAAGTACCGTTTAATCTTAAAGAGCGTTCTTCCCTACGTTGAACACTTCAAAAGAAAATTTGATAACTTCTTGCCAAAAGAAGAAGAACTGTGGGACGGCAAACACTTCAGGGGAAAGAGGATAAATCCGAGGAGGATAGCTACAGAAGTTCCGATAGGCAGGGGAAGGATATTCATGAGAAGGGAAGTTCCCCAGAGAAAGGAATTAATCTTTGAACTCTTAATGGATATATCTTCGTCTATGAAAAAAGAGGAGAAAATCCTAAACGCTCTCAAGTCCCTTATACTCGTGTCCGAAGTTCTCGATAAACTAAAAATGGAGTTTTCCATAAAAGTGTTTAACGAAAACGTCTACACCTTAAAGGACTTTTCCGAGGACTACAAAGTAGCCAAAGCTAGAATTATGGATCTCCTAAACGACTTGGGAGGAAGTACCGACCTCAGCAAAGCCATAACCGTCGGGGTAGAGAGCCTCGAAGTGGTTATGAAAAAAGAACACAAGAAGGGCGTACTCATACTGTTTACCGACGGACAGCCCACGAAAGGGCTAAGAGGGGAGGAACTTAAGTACTTTATCTCTCAGATGAAGATGAAACTACCCATCGTGGCGATAGGTGTCGGGGAAGCTACACACATGGTTAAAGAATACTTTGACAAAACCGGTCTAAGCGTTGAAGATATATCAAAACTACCTTCTGCTTTCTCCTTCGTTATGGAAAATCAGTTCAAGAGACTCCTTTCCGTGGCTTAA
- the mazG gene encoding nucleoside triphosphate pyrophosphohydrolase, whose translation MSKEKYSFEDLIKVMEELRKKCPWDREQTHESLKKYLIEEAYEVLDAIDSKDDEKLKEELGDLLLQVVFHSQIAKERGAFDINDVIDTLVKKLIERHPHVFGCANPEDVLKNWEKKKMEKRKSIFEGIPKHLPALMRSQKLQDRTSQVGFDFQDISQVFEKIQEEINELKESLEKGDRENIKHEIGDILTAVVELARFVNVDAEEALQEANERFIRRFSYIEKKAKEEGRKLEDMSLEEMDKLWMEAKKLEEQGKLS comes from the coding sequence ATGAGTAAAGAAAAGTACTCCTTTGAAGACCTCATAAAGGTTATGGAAGAGTTAAGGAAGAAGTGTCCGTGGGACAGGGAGCAGACCCACGAAAGCTTAAAGAAGTACTTAATAGAAGAAGCTTACGAGGTTCTGGACGCTATAGACAGCAAAGATGACGAGAAGTTAAAGGAGGAGCTTGGCGACCTCCTCCTTCAGGTAGTTTTCCACTCTCAGATAGCTAAGGAAAGGGGAGCTTTTGATATAAACGACGTTATAGATACTTTAGTTAAAAAGTTAATAGAGAGGCACCCTCACGTTTTTGGATGCGCAAACCCCGAAGACGTTCTGAAAAACTGGGAAAAGAAGAAGATGGAAAAGAGGAAGAGTATATTCGAAGGAATACCGAAGCACCTTCCCGCCCTGATGCGTTCCCAGAAACTTCAGGACAGGACTTCTCAGGTAGGCTTTGACTTTCAAGACATAAGTCAGGTATTTGAAAAGATTCAGGAGGAGATAAACGAACTCAAAGAGTCTTTAGAAAAAGGAGACAGAGAAAATATAAAACACGAGATAGGTGACATTCTTACCGCAGTTGTAGAACTCGCGAGGTTTGTAAACGTGGATGCGGAAGAAGCCCTGCAGGAAGCTAACGAGCGCTTCATAAGACGCTTTTCCTACATAGAGAAAAAGGCGAAGGAAGAAGGTAGAAAACTGGAAGATATGAGCCTTGAAGAAATGGATAAACTCTGGATGGAAGCCAAAAAACTCGAGGAACAAGGAAAACTATCCTAA